TGATTTAACAGTAATCGTATCAAAACCAGCAATAGTTGCAGAGGCAGGGTTTGTACCATGAGCAGAATCGGGAACGATTACCTTTGTTCGTTTCAAATCACCATTCGCTTCATGGTAGGCACGAATTAACATTAATCCAGTCCACTCACCATGTGCACCTGCTGCTGACTGTAATGTCACTTCATCCATTCCGGTTATTTCAATTAAATGCTGCTGCAAATCGTATAAAAGTCCAAGTGCGCCTTGAACAGAGCTTTCATCCTGTAGTGGATGCACATGCGCAAAACCATTATAGCGTGCGACATTCTCATTAATTTTCGGATTGTATTTCATCGTACAAGAGCCCAAAGGATAAAATCCTGAGTCTAACCCATGGTTCCTTTTTGAAAGAGCAGTATAGTGGCGCATAATATCAAGCTCCGAAACCTCAGGAAGCTCAGCTTCTTCTTCACGCAGATACCCCTCCGGAAGAAGACCCCCTAGATCTACTTCTTGCACATCTATTTCAGGAAGGCTGTATCCGATTCTGCCGGGAGTACTAAGTTCAAAAATGAGTGCTTGGTCTTGATTATGCATGCAGATCCCCCAATTCTTTCACTAAAGTATCAATTTCTTCCTTCGTTCTCTGTTCTGTTACGGCAATCAGCATATGGTTAGACTGTTCTGAATAGTCACGTCCCAAATCATAGCCTCCGATGATTCCTTTTTGTAACAGTTTTTGATTTATTTCTTTAATCGGTTTGTTAAATTTAACAACGAATTCATTGAAGGAATAACCATCATTAACGACTTCAAATCCAGCTTCTTTAAAAGCAGTTTTTGCATAATGTGCCTTCTGTAAATTTGCTGCTGCCATTTCACGGACACCTTTTTTACCCAAAGCCGTCATGGCAACAGATGCAGCGAGTGCGTTAAGTGCTTGGTTTGAACAAATATTTGATGTTGCTTTTTCACGGCGAATATGCTGTTCACGTGCTTGGAGCGTTAATACAAAACCACGACGCCCCTGATCATCTACTGTCTGGCCAACAAGGCGTCCAGGAACCTTCCGCATTAATTTGGTCGATACTGCAAAATATCCGCAGTGCGGGCCTCCAAATGCAGTTGGAATTCCGAACGGCTGAGCATCGCCAGTGACAATATCTGCACCAAATTTTCCCGGAGGTGTTAAGACTCCAAGGGATAGAGGATTACTGTTAACAACAAACATTCCTTTATTAGCATGAATGATTTCCTCAACCTCTTTTAACGGCTCGATTCTGCCGAAGAAATTCGGGTATTGGACAATTACTGCTGCGACATCATCATTTACTACTTTCTTTAACGCCTCTACATCTGTTACCCCATCTTTTACAGGTACTTCTACAACCTCAAGATACTGCCCTTTTGCATACGTTTTAAGGACGTCACGATACTCAGGATGTACCGCACTTGAAACGACGATTGTTTTGCGTTTTGTATGACCGGCACTTAGCATTGCCGCTTCAGCAAGAGCTGTACCTCCATCATACATAGAGGAGTTTGCAACATCCATTCCGGTTAACTCGCAAATCATCGTTTGAAATTCAAAAATGGCTTGGAGCTCGCCTTGAGAAATTTCCGGTTGATATGGCGTATATGCCGTATAAAATTCAGAACGAGAAATAACATGATCAACAATGACAGGCATGTAATGATCATATACACCTGCCCCTAAAAAAGAGACATTTTTTTTAAGGTCGGCATTCCGATCTGCTAACATAAAAAGCTCTTTCATTAGCGCGGTCTCAGACTTAGCTGCTTTAATGTTGTACTCACCCTTGAATCTTACTTTTTCAGGGATATCGCTAAACAGTTCATCAATCGAAGAAACACCAATGGTTTCAAGCATAGCCTTCTTATCTTGTTCAGTCATAGGTAAATAGCGATGTTTCATAAACCTAACTCCCTTCATGTTTTACTTTTCTCTTTTATAAAAAGGTGTTGGAACTACTGCAGCTT
The DNA window shown above is from Neobacillus sp. WH10 and carries:
- the gcvPA gene encoding aminomethyl-transferring glycine dehydrogenase subunit GcvPA, translating into MKHRYLPMTEQDKKAMLETIGVSSIDELFSDIPEKVRFKGEYNIKAAKSETALMKELFMLADRNADLKKNVSFLGAGVYDHYMPVIVDHVISRSEFYTAYTPYQPEISQGELQAIFEFQTMICELTGMDVANSSMYDGGTALAEAAMLSAGHTKRKTIVVSSAVHPEYRDVLKTYAKGQYLEVVEVPVKDGVTDVEALKKVVNDDVAAVIVQYPNFFGRIEPLKEVEEIIHANKGMFVVNSNPLSLGVLTPPGKFGADIVTGDAQPFGIPTAFGGPHCGYFAVSTKLMRKVPGRLVGQTVDDQGRRGFVLTLQAREQHIRREKATSNICSNQALNALAASVAMTALGKKGVREMAAANLQKAHYAKTAFKEAGFEVVNDGYSFNEFVVKFNKPIKEINQKLLQKGIIGGYDLGRDYSEQSNHMLIAVTEQRTKEEIDTLVKELGDLHA